One segment of Pontibacter akesuensis DNA contains the following:
- a CDS encoding MFS transporter: MKKVLLLYRNAFGGLSRPAWMMSLVMLINRSGAMVTPFLGVYLTEVLGYTLRDAGIILSTYGLGSVCGSFLGGWLTDKVGHFKVQFFSLTIGGSLYFVLLSLRSFEALAAGVFILSLVNDTLRPANSSSIASYARPENVTRAFSLNRMAINLGFSIGPALGGLLAAVSYQWLFIADGTTCIMAGLFFFFYFRNKQGHQQQETTDAAPPANARSPYRDGYFLLFAVFCCFFAVMFFQLISTLPLYYRQVYALPESKIGGLLALNGLIVFLLEMIVVYLLGERARKSLLIVGGTLVLGLSFVLLNLTQHLSVLYAAMLLLSIAEILAMPFMATITAERSGPTNRGAYMGLYTISYAAAHVIAPYLGTTLAAKYGFNTLWWCTGGLSAVTAVGIYFVVQHMERERMQKVTVAAA, from the coding sequence ATGAAAAAAGTACTGCTGCTCTACCGCAACGCCTTTGGAGGCCTCTCCCGCCCTGCCTGGATGATGTCGCTGGTGATGCTGATAAACCGCAGCGGGGCCATGGTAACGCCGTTTCTGGGCGTGTACTTGACGGAGGTGCTGGGTTATACTTTACGCGATGCCGGGATCATCCTTAGCACCTATGGCCTTGGCTCCGTTTGCGGCTCTTTTCTGGGCGGCTGGCTGACCGATAAGGTGGGGCACTTCAAGGTGCAGTTCTTTAGCCTGACGATAGGCGGCAGTTTATACTTTGTGCTGCTGAGCCTGCGGAGTTTTGAGGCGCTGGCAGCCGGCGTGTTTATACTTAGCCTGGTGAATGACACGCTTCGCCCGGCCAACTCCTCCTCCATCGCCTCTTACGCCCGCCCCGAAAACGTGACGCGTGCCTTCTCCCTTAACCGCATGGCCATTAACCTGGGCTTCTCCATTGGCCCGGCGCTTGGTGGCTTGCTGGCCGCTGTTTCCTACCAATGGCTTTTTATTGCTGATGGCACTACCTGTATCATGGCGGGGCTGTTCTTCTTTTTCTACTTTCGCAACAAGCAGGGGCACCAGCAGCAAGAAACGACGGATGCCGCGCCGCCAGCCAACGCGCGATCTCCGTACCGCGACGGCTACTTTCTGTTGTTCGCTGTGTTTTGCTGCTTTTTTGCCGTGATGTTTTTTCAGCTTATTTCCACGTTGCCCCTATACTATCGCCAGGTATATGCACTGCCCGAAAGTAAGATCGGTGGTTTGCTGGCCCTGAACGGTTTGATCGTGTTTCTGCTGGAGATGATTGTGGTTTACCTGCTGGGCGAGCGCGCGCGGAAGTCGTTGCTGATTGTGGGCGGTACGCTGGTGCTGGGCCTCTCCTTTGTTCTGCTCAACCTGACACAGCACCTAAGCGTGCTGTACGCAGCCATGCTGCTGCTAAGCATAGCCGAAATTCTGGCCATGCCCTTTATGGCCACCATCACCGCAGAACGCTCCGGCCCTACTAATCGCGGCGCGTACATGGGTTTGTATACCATCTCGTATGCCGCTGCCCATGTAATTGCCCCTTACTTAGGCACCACCCTGGCCGCCAAGTATGGTTTTAACACGCTCTGGTGGTGCACTGGCGGCTTGTCGGCTGTTACGGCGGTAGGCATTTATTTCGTGGTGCAGCACATGGAGCGGGAGCGAATGCAAAAAGTTACCGTAGCGGCTGCTTAA
- the pth gene encoding aminoacyl-tRNA hydrolase, translating to MKYLIVGLGNIGPEYAETRHNIGFMVLDYLAKKYEGNFEVSRHSFVTEIKTKGRTYVLVKPTTYMNLSGKAVGHYLNSLKLPPEQMMVITDDISIPFGKLRIRAKGSPGGHNGLKHIEQTLGHGNYPRLRFGVGDDYSKGKQVDYVLSKFSADEQAELQTLIEKAAESAIAFGTIGLERTMNQFNTK from the coding sequence ATGAAATACCTGATCGTGGGTCTCGGAAACATTGGCCCGGAATATGCTGAAACCCGACACAACATCGGTTTTATGGTGTTGGATTACCTGGCTAAAAAGTACGAGGGCAATTTTGAGGTGAGCCGCCATTCTTTTGTGACAGAGATCAAAACGAAAGGCCGCACCTATGTGCTGGTAAAGCCGACAACTTACATGAACCTGAGCGGCAAAGCCGTGGGGCACTACCTCAACAGCCTGAAACTGCCGCCCGAGCAGATGATGGTGATCACCGACGACATCTCCATTCCGTTTGGCAAGCTGCGCATACGCGCCAAAGGCAGCCCGGGTGGACACAATGGACTCAAACACATTGAGCAAACGCTGGGCCACGGAAACTACCCGCGCCTGCGCTTCGGTGTGGGCGACGACTACTCCAAGGGCAAGCAGGTAGACTACGTGCTCAGCAAGTTCAGCGCCGACGAGCAGGCCGAACTGCAGACGCTGATTGAGAAGGCCGCCGAATCAGCCATCGCCTTCGGAACCATTGGCCTGGAGCGCACCATGAACCAGTTTAACACGAAGTAG
- a CDS encoding 50S ribosomal protein L25/general stress protein Ctc, translated as MKTLEIIGFKRANLGKQQSKELRNESFVPGVLYGGQEQVHFYAPAILFRELIYTPEVHEVDLNIEGTHYRAVLQASQFHPVNDMLLHVDFLELNDNKVVKVDVPVKYVGNSPGVMAGGKLVTKLRTIKLKALPANLPDYVMVDISGLELGKSIKVSKITPDNYEILTNPSAPIATVTIPRALKSAQAEESRGKK; from the coding sequence ATGAAAACGTTAGAGATTATAGGGTTTAAAAGAGCAAATCTCGGCAAGCAGCAGTCGAAAGAACTGCGTAATGAGTCTTTTGTACCGGGCGTACTTTACGGTGGCCAGGAGCAAGTTCATTTCTATGCCCCTGCTATCCTTTTCCGTGAGCTTATCTACACGCCAGAAGTACACGAGGTAGACCTGAACATCGAAGGCACACACTACAGAGCTGTATTGCAGGCCTCTCAGTTCCACCCGGTAAACGACATGCTGCTGCACGTTGACTTCTTGGAGCTGAACGATAACAAGGTGGTAAAAGTAGACGTGCCTGTTAAGTACGTTGGCAACTCTCCTGGTGTAATGGCTGGTGGTAAGTTGGTAACTAAGCTGCGCACGATCAAGTTGAAGGCGCTTCCTGCTAACCTACCTGACTACGTGATGGTAGACATCTCTGGTCTGGAGCTTGGCAAGTCTATCAAGGTTTCGAAGATCACACCTGATAACTACGAAATCCTGACTAACCCAAGCGCTCCAATCGCTACAGTAACTATTCCGCGTGCTCTTAAGAGCGCACAGGCTGAAGAGTCTCGTGGCAAAAAGTAA
- a CDS encoding ribose-phosphate pyrophosphokinase has translation MPHVKIFSGSASRYLAEKIAAAYGTNLGDLTISRFSDGEIGVHYNESVRGAEVFIVLSTFPPADNLMELMLLVDAAKRASAHKVIVVMPYYGYARQDRKDKPRVAIGSKVVANAIQSCGADRLMTCDLHAGQIQGFFDIPVDHLDGSAIFVPYLRKLELGADLIFASPDVGGVVRTRAFAKNFGAEMVVCDKHRKRANEIASMQVIGDVEGMDVVLVDDMVDTAGTITKAAELLKAKGAKTVRAIATHPVLSGPAYERIENSVLEELVVSDTIPLKHESSKIKVLSFADLFARAINNVVTHESISSLFI, from the coding sequence ATGCCACACGTTAAAATATTCTCTGGTTCAGCATCCCGTTACCTGGCCGAGAAAATAGCTGCCGCTTATGGCACTAACCTCGGCGACCTGACCATCTCCCGCTTTAGCGACGGCGAGATTGGTGTGCACTACAATGAGTCAGTGCGTGGCGCAGAGGTGTTCATCGTTTTGTCTACGTTTCCGCCGGCTGATAACCTGATGGAACTGATGCTGCTGGTGGATGCAGCCAAGCGCGCATCGGCCCACAAAGTGATCGTGGTGATGCCGTACTACGGCTATGCCCGCCAAGACCGCAAAGACAAGCCTCGCGTGGCCATTGGCTCCAAGGTGGTGGCCAACGCCATACAGTCTTGCGGCGCAGACCGCCTGATGACCTGCGACCTGCATGCCGGACAGATACAGGGATTCTTTGATATCCCGGTGGACCACCTGGATGGCTCCGCCATCTTTGTCCCTTACCTGCGCAAGCTGGAACTGGGCGCCGATCTGATCTTCGCATCGCCAGATGTAGGCGGTGTGGTTCGGACAAGGGCGTTTGCCAAGAACTTTGGCGCCGAAATGGTTGTTTGCGACAAACACCGTAAACGCGCCAACGAGATCGCATCCATGCAGGTGATCGGTGATGTGGAAGGAATGGACGTGGTGTTGGTGGATGACATGGTGGATACCGCCGGTACCATTACCAAAGCCGCTGAACTGCTGAAAGCAAAAGGAGCGAAAACAGTTCGCGCCATTGCCACGCACCCAGTGCTTTCGGGGCCGGCTTACGAGCGCATCGAGAACTCTGTGCTGGAAGAACTGGTGGTGTCTGACACGATACCGCTGAAGCATGAGAGTTCTAAAATCAAGGTGCTGTCTTTTGCAGACCTTTTTGCCCGGGCGATCAACAACGTGGTCACACACGAATCGATCAGCTCACTTTTTATTTAG